In Oryzias melastigma strain HK-1 unplaced genomic scaffold, ASM292280v2 sc00416, whole genome shotgun sequence, the genomic window TCTGAATGGCTTTTCTCCTGCCGTCTGTATTATTGGTCATAACACATGTGAACAGGATCTGGGCATATGTGTACATGATTAATATCAGTGGAGCTCCCATGACAAGAAATATAGTAAAAAGTCCATAGTAGTTGTTCAGTGAGATGTCGTTGCAAACCAGCTTAAGCAATGATGGATTGTTACAATACAAATCTGCAAGATTTGAGCGGCAAAATTTAAAGCGGGCAAGTAGCATGAACAAGGTAAACATCAATGCAAAATTAAGAAACCAAATTAGACAAATGATTTTGATTAAGTTATTGGAGTTCATGATTGCATTGTACTTTAGAGGAGAACATATAGCCATGTATCGGTCGTACGCCATCGCACTCAGAATCAGCATGTTTCCCGTgccgtagaaatgaatgagaaaagcCTGAGTGAGGCAGGCATCAGAGGAGATGAGTCTATTCTGTGTCACGATGCTAAAAACAAGGTGAGGAAAAAAAGCCGTTGCTCCCAGGATGTCACTGATTGGTAAATTTAACAGCAGAATAAACATGGGTTTATGTAGCTTTTTACTTGCAGCAATAGTTGTTAATACCAGCAGATTACAAAAGACAATAATCAGATAGATAAGCGTCCCAAACACAAATGCTGGATAAACATACATGGATGAAAAGCCCAGTGAAGACAGAGTCAGCAAAGTCTCagatgaaaagtttaaaaacatgatgATCCCGTCTGACTGCTTTTGTTGATGAaggaaaatatctgaaaaaggggaaatgttggtttatttattttaattgggaTGTAGCTTCTTAAATGTTATaatagataaattaaaaactttacaaataaaaatgaatgtactTACTGTGAAATCTTACATGAGGTGGCTTGCTTGATCGTCCTCCTTCTTGCTATAATTTATCCCTTCAATGCTTCCCTTTTTATGTAAAAGTACTCAGGTGACCTATAGATGTAAGATCATGTACTTTGCTTTTCCCAAaggcataaaataaaaagtgacgTAATCATCATAGCATAATCAACACAATTAAGCTGCTGTAACCCACATTGATGTTGATAGCGGCGCATGTTCCTATTCGACCTAAGACAGAACAAATAGCAAAAAAGCTGTGTGATGTGGCTCTTTTCCCCTTCCATTGtggcttatttttatttaaaaataaaaataaaaaaagtttgaatgttaaaaact contains:
- the LOC112141191 gene encoding olfactory receptor 10A6-like, with product MFLNFSSETLLTLSSLGFSSMYVYPAFVFGTLIYLIIVFCNLLVLTTIAASKKLHKPMFILLLNLPISDILGATAFFPHLVFSIVTQNRLISSDACLTQAFLIHFYGTGNMLILSAMAYDRYMAICSPLKYNAIMNSNNLIKIICLIWFLNFALMFTLFMLLARFKFCRSNLADLYCNNPSLLKLVCNDISLNNYYGLFTIFLVMGAPLILIMYTYAQILFTCVMTNNTDGRRKAIQTCGTHLAVFLVLQVNTTFTLISHRFDSASPFLRRALGVSILIFPPFLDPLIYGLRTRELKQCMIMFLKRSLGFTK